One window from the genome of Elaeis guineensis isolate ETL-2024a chromosome 5, EG11, whole genome shotgun sequence encodes:
- the LOC105036302 gene encoding RING-H2 finger protein ATL64-like encodes MDPNTEFDDGVARKNYELSGKIMLITLVVLLTATLLVLFLHLYLRWRVLRRIASARRRLVFAGEAHDALRPADRGLAPDILESLPVLVFSAAAAAAGGEGDGAEVVECVVCLNEFEEGEKVRSLPLCGHRFHTECIDMWFHSHATCPLCRAAVKAASPRVHTTVPVRVLPPNPREAAAEERACSPSCLCSRCRAEGIGSSSTTLGGPELRIEVPVRWGEGFRGSEEEIESGLGLGMPGVQGTKSPGSRMQLLTRILSRDLRLHRGGNSGGEPDLEREERAERSPPPPFPPPPPPTTAAL; translated from the coding sequence ATGGATCCGAATACTGAGTTTGACGACGGGGTTGCACGAAAGAACTACGAGCTAAGCGGCAAGATTATGCTCATCACCCTCGTCGTGCTGTTAACCGCCACCCTCCTCGTCCTCTTCCTCCACCTCTACCTCCGGTGGCGTGTCCTCCGCCGCATCGCCTCCGCCCGCCGCCGCCTCGTCTTCGCCGGCGAGGCCCACGACGCCCTGCGCCCCGCCGATCGCGGGTTGGCTCCTGACATCCTGGAGTCCCTTCCCGTCCTCGTCTTCtctgccgccgccgccgccgccggaggcgaAGGAGATGGGGCGGAGGTGGTGGAGTGCGTGGTGTGCCTGAACGAGTTCGAGGAGGGGGAGAAGGTGCGCTCCCTCCCGCTGTGTGGTCACCGATTTCATACAGAGTGCATTGACATGTGGTTCCACTCCCACGCCACCTGCCCCCTCTGCCGCGCCGCCGTGAAGGCGGCGTCGCCGCGGGTCCATACCACCGTCCCGGTGCGAGTACTGCCGCCGAATCCTCGGGAGGCGGCGGCGGAGGAACGAGCTTGTTCGCCCTCCTGTCTGTGCTCCAGGTGCCGAGCGGAGGGGATCGGGTCTTCGTCGACTACGTTGGGCGGTCCGGAGCTGAGGATCGAGGTACCGGTGAGGTGGGGCGAGGGGTTCAGGGGATCGGAAGAAGAGATAGAGTCAGGATTAGGGTTGGGAATGCCGGGGGTGCAGGGTACGAAGTCGCCAGGAAGCCGCATGCAGCTGCTTACGAGGATTCTAAGCAGGGATCTGAGGCTCCATCGCGGCGGGAATTCGGGCGGGGAACCGGATCTGGAGCGCGAGGAAAGGGCGGAGCGGTCTCCTCCGCCGCCATTCCCACCACCACCTCCGCCGACGACGGCGGCACTCTAG